A region from the Corylus avellana chromosome ca7, CavTom2PMs-1.0 genome encodes:
- the LOC132186062 gene encoding uncharacterized protein LOC132186062 isoform X1: protein MEKLKSLVPDSLKRIVAASTPDDLPRTCYSLLNYFSNLEPFHQMVKDLTDQGRALCGKNKDAALELKQKGNHCFINSDYTTALTCYSQALRLAPIDADDMEKNLVATLYLNRASVLHKMDLLSECLRDCNRALQISTSYAKAWYRRGKVNASLGNYEDATRDLIIAKTFELSSGGRRQIESELKIISDQYKRTEVSMVPHNENKLDILDEQHQIKLKCVTTANKGRGMVSPSDIPPASLVHTEEPYAMIILKHCRETHCHYCLNELPADMVSCTSCSIPLYCSQRCQIQAGGQVFRNCLVNHGIDENLSDNLKMYISEIILCKESEPDVDIPEHVHECQGVHWPAIFPSEIVLAGRVLVKSLTQRRLKDITKFTETLELSHKYTEIHPESKLELHIYSITLLCCLQHSYGLELPLNEVSTSQIVILISQIRVNSMSIVRVKSADVNGLLDQFRKFSPTEGALTSNIEQVRVGQAIYRAGSLFNHSCRPNLHAYFISRTLFIRTTEFVAVGCPLELSYGPQVGQWDCKDRLNFLEDEYSFRCQCSSCTEVNLSDLVLNAYHCVHPNCHGIVLDSCVVNREKQKTMHFQSATEISSFKSYMEVNMLKRVQSNGSLHIDPGYCLKCGSYCDLESSLAAVNKSWISIRRLQDAIVSREMSSTTVIDALRSLCLLRSTLHAYNKAIAEVEDNLAQAFCLVGELKLAVDHCEASIEIVEKLYGPKHIAIANELVKLSSIQLSMGDCAAAKNINRVREIFSCYYGSQSDMMFPYLQSLCGDTNKFV from the exons ATGGAGAAACTGAAATCTCTGGTTCCAGACAGCCTAAAGCGGATTGTGGCAGCGAGCACTCCTGATGATCTTCCGCGAACATGTTATTCTCTTCTTAactatttttctaatttggagCCATTTCATCAG ATGGTTAAAGATTTGACTGATCAAGGAAGGGCTCTCTGTGGTAAGAATAAGGATGCTGCTTTGGAGTTGAAGCAGAAGGGTAATCACTGCTTCATCAATTCAGATTACACCACGGCTCTGACTTGCTATTCCCAG GCACTACGACTCGCTCCAATTGATGCTGATGACATGGAAAAAAATCTAGTTGCAACATTGTATCTCAATCGGGCTTCTGTGCTGCAT AAAATGGACCTTTTGTCAGAGTGCCTAAGAGACTGCAATCGAGCTCTTCAGATTTCTACAAGCTATGCCAAG GCATGGTATAGGAGAGGTAAAGTGAATGCTTCTTTGGGAAACTATGAAGATGCAACCCGTGACCTGATTATAGCTAAGACTTTTGAATTGTCATCGGGTGGAAGGAGACAAATAGAAAGTGAACTCAAGATAATTTCAGACCAATATAAGAGGACAGAGGTTTCAATGGTACCACATAATGAGAATAAGTTGGATATTTTGG ATGAGCAACACCAAATAAAACTTAAGTGTGTCACGACAGCAAATAAAGGAAGGGGTATGGTTTCACCAAGTGACATCCCTCCAGCTTCCTTGGTTCATACTGAAGAACCTTATGCCATG ATAATATTGAAGCATTGTCGGGAAACTCATTGCCATTACTGCTTGAATGAACTGCCAGCAGATATGGTCTCCTGTACATCATGTTCAATACCATTGTACTGCTCGCAGCGCTGCCAAATACAAGCTGGAGGACAAGTATTCAGGAATTGTTTAGTGAACCATGGCATTGATGAAAATCTGTCTGATAATCTTAAAATGTATATTTCAGAGATTATATTATGCAAAGAATCTGAACCAGATGTTGACATTCCTGAACATGTGCATGAATGTCAAGGTGTACACTGGCCTGCAATATTTCCATCTGAGATAGTTTTGGCTGGACGAGTGCTAGTAAAGTCATTAACGCAAAGAAGACTCAAGGATATTACTAAGTTCACAGAAACATTG GAGCTCTCTCACAAGTATACAGAAATTCATCCGGAAAGCAAATTGGAGTTACATATATACTCCATCACACTGTTATGCTGTCTTCAACATTCTTATGGCCTGGAACTTCCGCTAAATGAGGTTTCTACCTCACAG ATTGTCATACTTATATCTCAAATTAGGGTGAATTCAATGTCAATTGTTCGAGTGAAATCAGCTGATGTTAATGGGTTACTAGATCAGTTCAGAAAATTTTCACCCACTGAAGGTGCTTTAACAAGTAACATAGAGCAG GTCCGAGTAGGTCAAGCTATTTATAGAGCCGGTAGTTTGTTCAACCATTCTTGCCGGCCAAATCTCCATGCATATTTCATTTCGCGTACTCTCTTTATACGGACAACAGAGTTTGTGGCAGTAGGGTGTCCCCTGGAATTGTCCTATGGTCCACAG GTTGGCCAGTGGGACTGTAAAGATCGCCTTAATTTTCTAGAAGATGAGTACTCATTTAGATGTCAGTGCAGTTCTTGTACAGAAGTGAATCTCTCCGACCTTGTTCTGAATGCTTATCACTGTGTCCATCCAAATTGTCATGGTATAGTCTTGGATAGCTGTGTGGTCAACCGTGAGAAACAGAAAACTATGCACTTCCAGAGTGCCACCGAGATAAGCAGCTTCAAGTCTTATATGGAG GTCAATATGTTGAAGCGTGTTCAAAGCAATGGCTCCCTTCATATTGATCCTGGATATTGTTTGAAATGTGGTTCTTATTGTGATCTGGAATCTTCATTGGCAGCAGTTAATAAATCTTGGATTTCTATTagaag GCTGCAGGATGCAATAGTTTCTAGAGAAATGTCAAGTACTACAGTGATAGATGCACTGAGATCCCTTTGTCTACTGAGATCAACTTTGCATGCATATAACAAGGCCATTGCAGAA GTCGAGGACAATCTTGCTCAGGCATTTTGTTTGGTTGGAGAATTAAAGCTGGCAGTGGACCATTGTGAAGCATCAATTGAG
- the LOC132186062 gene encoding uncharacterized protein LOC132186062 isoform X2 → MEKLKSLVPDSLKRIVAASTPDDLPRTCYSLLNYFSNLEPFHQMVKDLTDQGRALCGKNKDAALELKQKGNHCFINSDYTTALTCYSQALRLAPIDADDMEKNLVATLYLNRASVLHKMDLLSECLRDCNRALQISTSYAKAWYRRGKVNASLGNYEDATRDLIIAKTFELSSGGRRQIESELKIISDQYKRTEVSMVPHNENKLDILDEQHQIKLKCVTTANKGRGMVSPSDIPPASLVHTEEPYAMIILKHCRETHCHYCLNELPADMVSCTSCSIPLYCSQRCQIQAGGQVFRNCLVNHGIDENLSDNLKMYISEIILCKESEPDVDIPEHVHECQGVHWPAIFPSEIVLAGRVLVKSLTQRRLKDITKFTETLELSHKYTEIHPESKLELHIYSITLLCCLQHSYGLELPLNEVSTSQIVILISQIRVNSMSIVRVKSADVNGLLDQFRKFSPTEGALTSNIEQVRVGQAIYRAGSLFNHSCRPNLHAYFISRTLFIRTTEFVAVGCPLELSYGPQVGQWDCKDRLNFLEDEYSFRCQCSSCTEVNLSDLVLNAYHCVHPNCHGIVLDSCVVNREKQKTMHFQSATEISSFKSYMEVNMLKRVQSNGSLHIDPGYCLKCGSYCDLESSLAAVNKSWISIRRYANQSWLHTR, encoded by the exons ATGGAGAAACTGAAATCTCTGGTTCCAGACAGCCTAAAGCGGATTGTGGCAGCGAGCACTCCTGATGATCTTCCGCGAACATGTTATTCTCTTCTTAactatttttctaatttggagCCATTTCATCAG ATGGTTAAAGATTTGACTGATCAAGGAAGGGCTCTCTGTGGTAAGAATAAGGATGCTGCTTTGGAGTTGAAGCAGAAGGGTAATCACTGCTTCATCAATTCAGATTACACCACGGCTCTGACTTGCTATTCCCAG GCACTACGACTCGCTCCAATTGATGCTGATGACATGGAAAAAAATCTAGTTGCAACATTGTATCTCAATCGGGCTTCTGTGCTGCAT AAAATGGACCTTTTGTCAGAGTGCCTAAGAGACTGCAATCGAGCTCTTCAGATTTCTACAAGCTATGCCAAG GCATGGTATAGGAGAGGTAAAGTGAATGCTTCTTTGGGAAACTATGAAGATGCAACCCGTGACCTGATTATAGCTAAGACTTTTGAATTGTCATCGGGTGGAAGGAGACAAATAGAAAGTGAACTCAAGATAATTTCAGACCAATATAAGAGGACAGAGGTTTCAATGGTACCACATAATGAGAATAAGTTGGATATTTTGG ATGAGCAACACCAAATAAAACTTAAGTGTGTCACGACAGCAAATAAAGGAAGGGGTATGGTTTCACCAAGTGACATCCCTCCAGCTTCCTTGGTTCATACTGAAGAACCTTATGCCATG ATAATATTGAAGCATTGTCGGGAAACTCATTGCCATTACTGCTTGAATGAACTGCCAGCAGATATGGTCTCCTGTACATCATGTTCAATACCATTGTACTGCTCGCAGCGCTGCCAAATACAAGCTGGAGGACAAGTATTCAGGAATTGTTTAGTGAACCATGGCATTGATGAAAATCTGTCTGATAATCTTAAAATGTATATTTCAGAGATTATATTATGCAAAGAATCTGAACCAGATGTTGACATTCCTGAACATGTGCATGAATGTCAAGGTGTACACTGGCCTGCAATATTTCCATCTGAGATAGTTTTGGCTGGACGAGTGCTAGTAAAGTCATTAACGCAAAGAAGACTCAAGGATATTACTAAGTTCACAGAAACATTG GAGCTCTCTCACAAGTATACAGAAATTCATCCGGAAAGCAAATTGGAGTTACATATATACTCCATCACACTGTTATGCTGTCTTCAACATTCTTATGGCCTGGAACTTCCGCTAAATGAGGTTTCTACCTCACAG ATTGTCATACTTATATCTCAAATTAGGGTGAATTCAATGTCAATTGTTCGAGTGAAATCAGCTGATGTTAATGGGTTACTAGATCAGTTCAGAAAATTTTCACCCACTGAAGGTGCTTTAACAAGTAACATAGAGCAG GTCCGAGTAGGTCAAGCTATTTATAGAGCCGGTAGTTTGTTCAACCATTCTTGCCGGCCAAATCTCCATGCATATTTCATTTCGCGTACTCTCTTTATACGGACAACAGAGTTTGTGGCAGTAGGGTGTCCCCTGGAATTGTCCTATGGTCCACAG GTTGGCCAGTGGGACTGTAAAGATCGCCTTAATTTTCTAGAAGATGAGTACTCATTTAGATGTCAGTGCAGTTCTTGTACAGAAGTGAATCTCTCCGACCTTGTTCTGAATGCTTATCACTGTGTCCATCCAAATTGTCATGGTATAGTCTTGGATAGCTGTGTGGTCAACCGTGAGAAACAGAAAACTATGCACTTCCAGAGTGCCACCGAGATAAGCAGCTTCAAGTCTTATATGGAG GTCAATATGTTGAAGCGTGTTCAAAGCAATGGCTCCCTTCATATTGATCCTGGATATTGTTTGAAATGTGGTTCTTATTGTGATCTGGAATCTTCATTGGCAGCAGTTAATAAATCTTGGATTTCTATTagaag GTATGCTAATCAATCTTGGCTCCATACTCGCTGA